In the Muricauda sp. MAR_2010_75 genome, one interval contains:
- a CDS encoding NAD(P)/FAD-dependent oxidoreductase yields MENIVIIGNGIAGVTAARHIRKLSDKKITIISSETEYFFSRTALMYVYMGHMKFEHTQPYEKGFWKKNRIELVKGHVTQVIPDEKKLVLASTESIFYDKLIIATGSKPNKFGWPGQDLDGVQGLYSKQDLNMLEVNAPNKKVCKRAVIVGGGLIGIELAEMLRTRDIPVTFLVREDSFWNGILPNGESQMINEHILEHHIDLRLSSSLKEIVSDERGRVKSIIVEETGEEIPCDLVGLTAGVTPNIDFLKDSGIELGRGVKVNRFLETNIKDIYAIGDCAEQHEAIGNRRPIEAVWYTGRMMGETLAQTVCGNKIPYNPGHWFNSAKFLDIEYQTYGWVFPEQRKKAEEMHFHWRHPKEKICITIAFHKDSEELLGINTFGIRLRHEIFDRWLTEKRTIAYVMEHMADANFDPEFYRTYEKDIVDQFNSDFGKTVKSKKKSLKQIFQIA; encoded by the coding sequence ATGGAGAACATTGTCATCATTGGAAATGGAATTGCCGGGGTTACGGCAGCTCGCCACATCCGAAAACTTTCGGACAAAAAGATTACCATCATTTCTTCGGAAACCGAATATTTCTTTTCCCGTACAGCATTGATGTATGTTTACATGGGACACATGAAATTTGAACATACCCAACCCTATGAGAAAGGCTTTTGGAAGAAAAACCGCATTGAACTGGTCAAAGGACATGTAACCCAGGTCATCCCGGATGAGAAAAAGCTGGTTCTTGCCAGTACAGAGTCCATCTTCTACGATAAACTGATCATAGCCACGGGATCCAAACCCAATAAATTTGGATGGCCCGGTCAAGATTTGGACGGGGTTCAAGGGCTCTATTCCAAACAAGATTTGAATATGTTGGAAGTAAATGCGCCCAACAAAAAGGTCTGCAAACGGGCCGTGATCGTTGGTGGCGGATTGATTGGCATTGAACTGGCCGAAATGTTACGAACCCGAGACATCCCGGTTACCTTCTTGGTGCGTGAGGATAGTTTTTGGAACGGAATCCTGCCCAATGGCGAATCCCAAATGATCAATGAGCATATTTTGGAACACCATATCGATTTAAGGTTAAGCTCCTCCCTAAAAGAAATTGTTTCTGATGAGAGGGGTAGGGTAAAATCCATCATTGTGGAGGAAACCGGGGAAGAAATTCCCTGTGATTTGGTCGGACTAACGGCCGGCGTTACGCCAAACATTGATTTCTTAAAAGATTCTGGAATTGAACTGGGCCGCGGGGTTAAGGTAAACCGATTTTTGGAAACCAACATCAAGGACATTTATGCCATTGGTGATTGTGCAGAACAGCACGAGGCCATTGGAAACAGAAGACCTATTGAAGCCGTTTGGTACACAGGCCGTATGATGGGCGAAACCCTGGCACAGACCGTTTGTGGAAATAAAATCCCATACAATCCGGGGCATTGGTTCAATTCTGCCAAGTTCTTGGACATTGAATACCAAACCTACGGTTGGGTGTTTCCTGAACAAAGAAAGAAAGCCGAGGAAATGCATTTTCACTGGAGACACCCCAAAGAAAAAATTTGCATCACCATTGCCTTCCATAAGGATTCGGAAGAACTTTTAGGCATCAATACCTTTGGTATCCGTCTACGACATGAAATTTTTGACCGATGGCTCACCGAGAAAAGAACCATCGCGTACGTAATGGAGCATATGGCCGATGCCAATTTCGATCCCGAATTCTACCGGACTTATGAAAAGGACATCGTGGACCAATTCAATTCCGATTTTGGGAAAACCGTCAAATCCAAGAAGAAAAGTTTAAAGCAAATCTTCCAAATTGCCTAA